The DNA region TCTCAAATTGACAAGATAATCCTTGTGGGTGGAGCAACAAGAATGCCATGTATACAGGAATGGATAAAGAAACACTTTGGAAAAGAACCTCAAAGAAATGTTAACCCTGATGAGGCAGTAGCTCTTGGTGCAGCTATTCAGGCAGGAGTAATTGGTGGAGAAATAAGAGATATTGTGCTTGTGGATGTAACTCCTCTTTCCCTCGGTATTGAAACCCTTGGTGGTGTGTTTACAAAAATAATTGAAAGAAATACTCCTATTCCCGTTTCCAAGAGCCAGATCTTTACTACTGCAGCAGATTATCAAACCAGTGTAGAAATCCATGTATTACAAGGTGAAAGAGCCCTCGCAAAAGATAATATCAGCCTTGGAAGATTTATCTTAGATGGAATTCCACCTGCTCCTCGTGGAGTGCCCCAAATTGAAGTAACCTTTGATATTGATGTAAACGGGATTGTTCATGTCTCTGCAAAGGATAAAGCAACAGGAAGAGAGCAAAGAATAACCATTTCTAACGCCATAAGACTTTCTGAAGCTGAAATTAAGAGAATGACAGAAGAAGCAAAGAGATTTGAAGAGGAAGATAGAAAGAGAAGAGAAGAGATTGAAACCAAAAACCAAGCAGAACATCTTATATATACTGCAAGAAAAACTCTAAAAGATTACGGAGATAAGGTGAGTAAAGACATAGTACAGAAGGTAGAAGATAAAATAAAGAACTTAGAAGAATTAATTAAACCCGAAAGAATAAACGTAGAACAGGTTAGAAAAGGCATGGAAGAACTTACTCAAACCCTTGGAGAGATAGGACAATTTATGTATCAATCAGCAGGAAGTACTGCAGGAAATCCGGGACAAGGACAAAGCACTGAAAATCCCGGAGGAAAAACCATAGACGGAGACTATAAGGTGAACTAATTATGCCTGGAAAAAAAGATTATTATGAAATCCTGGGTGTGCCAAGAAATGCCACCCAGGATGAAATAAAACAGGCATATAGAAGATTAGTAAGACAATACCACCCAGATCTAAATAAAGATCCGGGTGCCCAGGAAAAATTCAAAGAAATTAACGAAGCTTATGAGGTACTCTCTGACCCTCAAAAAAGAGCTCAATATGACCAATTTGGAAGTGTAGGGGATTTTTCAGGATATGGAGATTTCCAAGGAAATTGGCAACCGGGAGGTTTTGATTTTGAAGATTTAGGAAGAAATTTTGAAGATATCTTTGAAAGCTTCTTTGGAGACAGTATATTTGGAGATCTATTTGGAAGAAGAAGAGAAAGAGAGAAAGCCCCGAGAAAAGGGCAAGATCTAAGGTATGATATAAACATTACCTTGGAAGAAGCAGCCTTTGGAGGAAATAAAGAAATATATATAACAAGGCTTGAAACCTGTCCTACCTGTAAAGGAACAGGGGTAGAACCAGGAACAAGCCCCATAAAATGTGATATGTGTAATGGAACAGGACAGGTAAGAAATATGAGACAAACCCCCTTTGGCCAATTTGTTCAAATAACCACATGCCCTAAATGCCATGGTACAGGACAAATAATAACCAACCCATGCCATGAATGCCATGGTACAGGAAAAGTAAGGAAAAAAAGAAAAATTGAATTTAAGATACCAGCAGGAGTTGATGAAGGATACGTGATAAGGCTTCCAGGAGAGGGAGAGCCAGGTGAAAATGGAGGCCCAAATGGAGATATATACATTCATGTCCATATAATTCCCCACAAAATATTTAAAAGAGAGAATGAAAATATTTGGATGGAACTTCCTTTAGATTACCTTATTGCCCTCCTTGGAGGAGAGGTAGAAGTACCCACCTTGGAAGGTAAGGAGAAAATCTACATAAAGCCTGGAACTCAAACAGGCGAAATAATCACCCTAAAGGGCAAAGGAATACCATATCTTAGGAACAAAAATCAAAGAGGGGATCAAAAAATTGTTGTAAAAATTACTGTACCCCAAAGCTTATCCCAAAAGGAAAAGGAACTCCTTCTCGAGATAGCAAAAATCAGAGGAATAAATGTGGAAAATAATAAAGGGTTTTTTGAGCAAATAAAGGAATCTTTCAAGAAGTGATCTGTTTCATTTTCCAATATAAAGGAAAAAGTAGTAAAAAATAAAAAGCCCTCCCCACATGGGGAGGGCTTACGGTTTCAGTAATTAGAATCCAATCATTAACTTGCTCTCTGCGTAGAATTTACCTCTTACATCTACGCCCCAGAGATTATCTGCACCTGTGAGATTTCCTCTATTGAAGCCGTTAGCGCTATAATCATCATAATCAAAGCCATAGCCTAAGAGTAAGTCATGGGATACTCCACCACCAAGACTTACAGACCATTTTGCAAATCCACCGACGAGAGTATCTGGACCATTTGCTAAGGCTGCACCAAGAGATAAGGATCCAACTGGTACAGGAGCAGAAGCAGAAACATAACCAAATATTGTATAAGTTTCAGCTGTATTGTATTCTGCATATACGGTTGTATTGGGTACTACTTTGTCAGCAGTAACAGAAACCTTGAAAGTCTTTGCCTGAAGTTTATAATTTCCATTTACAGTCACTTTTCCTTCAACAGCTTTAACTGTTACTCCGATAAGTTGCTCAGGATTACTTGCAGCCTCACCACATACTGTTAAGGATACAGGAGCTGTAACTGGAGTTACAGATCCACCTACTGCCCAAGCACTTATTGTAGTATATGTAGCAGCCTTATTAATTAAGCCGTAGAGGGATACGCTTACTGGTGTAGATAAAGAGGCCTCAGCTTTTACAGCAAGAGCCGCATCAGCCCATAAATTAGATTTCCACCAGGTATCCGCTGGAGCGTATGCTACAGTCACTTTAACAGGTGCCATATCGGCAACCACACTTATAGCAGTGGAAGATACAACATTACCAACCAACCTTGTAGAAAGGCCACCAAAGGTTCCTTTATAGAAGCTCAAAGTTAATGGATTATTGAATAATTTTGCAAAAGTGATTGTTCCAGTTGGAGATGCACTCCCACTAAGATCATAAGGTAGATTTACCTTAAAGGTTGCATTCACGCTACCAAGATTAGAGCTTCCAGAAAGGGAGAAAGTTAAGTTTCCAGAACCCCAAGTACCCCATGCAAACCCATAACCATCAGAGAAAGGTAGAAATCTTGTATGAAAACCTACACCTATCCAGCTTGATGTACTAACATTAGCAGCAAATGCAGGAACCACTAAAAGAGCTAAAACTAACAACCATACAAATCTCTTCATTTTTCCTTGACCCCCTTAGGATTTTTTTTATAATTTTTTATAACTCACTGGTAAGTTTCGAAACCTTACCTTACCAGCCTACTTTTTTGAGTGGCACCTAAAGGTCTTCTCTTCACCTCCTTTCTTGCCACCCAAAAAAGCTTTAACTGATTGTTATTTTACTAAAAATCTTTTTTATGTCAAGTACTCAATAATCACCTTACTCCATGAATAAGTAAAATGATATAATCAAAACAGAAATGTCCAAAAGTATTTTAAGTAAAAAACAAAAAGAAGTATTAGACTTTATAACCTCTTTTTGGAAAAAGGAGGGAAGAATTCCCACAGTAAGAGAGGTTTCAAAGGCTCTTGGCTTAAATTCCTCAGGTTCAGGATACTTCCATATGAAAGCCCTTGTAGAAAAAGGATATCTATCTCAGGATAAAAAGGGCAGATTTTATTTAAGAAATCTAATAAATGAAGAAATAATTTATCTTCCCCTTGTAGGGACCATTAAAGCAGGAATTCCCGTAGAATCCCCTGAATATGTAGATGAATATATTCCTGTTCCTAAAAGCTTTGTAAAAATTCCTGAAAAATCCTTTTTATTAAAGGTTAAAGGGGATAGTATGGAAGGAGCACACATCCTTGACGGAGATCTTATTATCGTACAAAAGCAAGATATCGCTCAAAAAGGAGAAATTGTGGTAGCACTAAAAGATGGGGAATCTACGGTAAAATTCTTATCAGAAAACTATGGCATCCCTTGTTTAAAACCCGCAAACCCAAGATATTCTGAAATATATCCTCCATTTAAGATAATTGGAAAAGTAATTGGAGTAATAAGACTTTTCAAATAAAAAGCAAAATGTTATAATTTAAACAAAGATTTTGGGCGAGGAGAAAAAGGAGAACCGCCCTGACTCTTTTAGGGTTAGGGCGGTTTTTTATTTGTATAAAAAGGGGAGGAATATCTATGTATGACGTAATAATAATAGGAGGCGGTATTATAGGAGCATTAATTGTAAGGGAATTTTCCTTTTACAATCTTTCTCTCCTTCTTATTGAAAAAGAATCCGACGTGTCTATGGGAGCAACAAAGGCAAATAGTGCCATAGTTCATGCAGGCTATGATCCGATCCCTGGTACTTTAAAGGCAAAAACCAATGTAGAAGGAAATAAATTATATCAAGAACTCTGCGAAGAATTAAGTGTGCCTTTCAAAAGAATAGGAGCCCTTGTCCTTGCCTTTAATGATGAAGAATTAAAGACCCTAATGGAGCTTAAAGATAGAGGAATTAAAAATGGTGTTCCAGAGCTTTACATATTAAAGAGAGAAGAAGTTCTAAAAAGAGAACCCAATATTAGTAAAGATGTAAAATATGCCCTCTTTGCCCCTACATCGGGTATCACTAATCCTTTTCTACTTACCGTCCACGCCATAGAAAATGCCATAGGAAATGGACTTGTTGTAAAACTAAATGAAGAAGTAGTAAGTATTAAAAAGGAAGAAAAATTTTATCAGGTAATCACAAACAAAGATATATACTTAACAAAGTATATTATAAATTGCGCTGGAATAAACTCAGACAAAATAATTAAAATGCTTGATCCTGATTATCCTTTTGAGATCATTCCAAGAAAAGGAGAATACTTGGTATTAGACAAAAAAGTAAAAGATTTTGTAAAAAGCACCATCTTTCATGTGCCCACAGAAAAAGGAAAAGGCGTCCTTATAACACCAACGGTAGAAGGAAATATTTTAATAGGTCCTAATGCTGAAGAAATTCCCAACAAAGAGGACAAAAGTACCACCTTAAACGGGCTTTTAGAAGTTAAAGAAAAAGCAAAAAATTACTGTGAAAACATACCTTTTCCCTTAGTAATAAACACCTTTGCAGGTATAAGAGCATCAAGCACTTATAAAGATTTCTTCATAAAAGAACTTCCTGAGTTTAGAAATATTCTCCATATAGCAGGCATTGATTCTCCAGGTATAACTTCTGCTCCATCCATTTCAAAAATAGCATTGGAATGGCTTATGGAAAAGGAAAAAATTACTCCTAATAAGAACGCAAAAAGAACTCTTAATAAAATATTTTTTAGAGATCTTCCCGATGAAGAAAAAGAAAGACTAATTAAAGAAGATCCAAGATGGGGACATATAATTTGTAGGTGTGAGCATGTAAGTGAGATGGAGGTAATCCTTGCCATCCATTCAAAACTTCCAGCTATCACCCTTGAGGCTATAAGAAAGAGAACCCGAGCTGGAATGGGAAGATGTCAAGGTGCCTTTTGCGGATACCACATAATGAAGATCCTCTCAGAAGAGCTAAACTTACCCTTGCCCCAAATTACTTTTAAAGGTAGTGGATCCTACATGGTTAAGATGGAAAATAAAGCGAGGTGGAAGTATGTTAAAAGAAGTTGATATAGTAATCATTGGGGGAGGACCAGCAGGGCTTTCCGCAGGAATTTCCTCAGGAAAAAAGGGGAAAAAAGTACTAATCCTTGAAAGAAACGATGAGCTTGGAGGAGTGCTTAATCAATGTATCCATCCAGGTTTTGGACTCGTATACTATAAAGAGGAACTGACAGGTCCTGAATACGCCCAAAGATTGATACAAGAGATCAAAAATCTTAAAAACGTAGAATACTTTCTTAATACCATGGTGCTTCAAGTAAAGGAAGATAAAGAAGTAATTGCTGTAAATAGTGATGGACTTTGGAAAATTAAGGCAAAAGCAGTAATATTTTCCACAGGATGTAGGGAAAGGACCAGAGGAAACTTACAAATTCCAGGAGATAGACCTTCAGGTATATATACTGCTGGAACTGCCCAAAGATTAGTAAACATAGAAGGGTACCTTCCCGGAGAAAAAATTCTTATCCTTGGATCAGGAGATATAGGACTTATCATGGCAAGAAGACTTTTATGGGAAGGGGCAGAAGTAATTGGAGTTGTAGAAAAACTTCCGTATCCCGGAGGACTTACAAGAAACTTAGTCCAATGTCTTGAAGACTATAACATACCTCTTTTTCTTAAACATACTGTAGTGGAGATAAAAGGTAAAGACAGGCTTGAAGGAGTTTATATCGCACCGGTAGATGATCAGGGAAACCCTATCTGGGAAGATAAAAAATTTATTGAATGTGATACATTACTTCTTTCTGCAGGATTAATTCCTGAAAATGAACTTTTAGAAAATTTAAATATACCCATTGATATTGCAACAGGAGGCCCTTTTGTGGATCAAAATCTATCTACTTTAAAAGATGGATTTTTCTCTTGTGGAAATTCTCTCCTTGTAAATGACTTGGTAGATTATGTTACCATTCAAGGACTTCTTGCTGGAGAATCTGCTGTAAATTTTATAGAAGATGCTTTAAAAATAGAAAAAAGGATAAAATTAAAAATATCAGGAAACTTGCGATTTGTAGTACCCCAATACCTATCCTATCCTATAAATTTAAAGGATATAACCTTCTATATGAGGGTAAAAGAACCACAAAAAAAGGCAAAACTCTCATTAAAAGATAAAGAGAAAAAACTAAAAGAATGGAGATATCCATTGGTAAAACCTGCTGAAATGATTGTAGTCAGAATAAGATCAGAAGATCTTTATGAAGTAGAAAGTTTAGAATTTTCTATGGAGGGGTAAATATGAAAAAGAATTTAACTTGTATTGTCTGCCCCTTGGGATGTCACCTTGAAATAGAGGTTATCCATGGAGAGATAATTGTTAAGGGAAACAAATGCGAAAGAGGAAAAA from Dictyoglomus turgidum DSM 6724 includes:
- the dnaK gene encoding molecular chaperone DnaK, producing the protein MAKIVGIDLGTTNSLIAYLEGGRPVIIPNAEGSRLTPSIVAFTKDGQLLVGEPAKRQAIVNAERTIRSIKRHMGTNYKVKIDDKEYTPQEISAMILRKLKRDAEAYLGEKIEKAVITVPAYFSDAQRQATKDAGAIAGLEVVRIINEPTAAALAYGLDKEGHQKILVFDLGGGTFDVSILEIGEGVFEVIATAGNNRLGGDDFDERIVNWLIENFMEEHGINLREDKTALQRLYEAAEKAKIELSSKLQTEINLPFIAMKGNTPLHLSYTLTRAKFEELTYDLVEKTKEPTERALKDAGLSPSQIDKIILVGGATRMPCIQEWIKKHFGKEPQRNVNPDEAVALGAAIQAGVIGGEIRDIVLVDVTPLSLGIETLGGVFTKIIERNTPIPVSKSQIFTTAADYQTSVEIHVLQGERALAKDNISLGRFILDGIPPAPRGVPQIEVTFDIDVNGIVHVSAKDKATGREQRITISNAIRLSEAEIKRMTEEAKRFEEEDRKRREEIETKNQAEHLIYTARKTLKDYGDKVSKDIVQKVEDKIKNLEELIKPERINVEQVRKGMEELTQTLGEIGQFMYQSAGSTAGNPGQGQSTENPGGKTIDGDYKVN
- the dnaJ gene encoding molecular chaperone DnaJ; protein product: MPGKKDYYEILGVPRNATQDEIKQAYRRLVRQYHPDLNKDPGAQEKFKEINEAYEVLSDPQKRAQYDQFGSVGDFSGYGDFQGNWQPGGFDFEDLGRNFEDIFESFFGDSIFGDLFGRRREREKAPRKGQDLRYDINITLEEAAFGGNKEIYITRLETCPTCKGTGVEPGTSPIKCDMCNGTGQVRNMRQTPFGQFVQITTCPKCHGTGQIITNPCHECHGTGKVRKKRKIEFKIPAGVDEGYVIRLPGEGEPGENGGPNGDIYIHVHIIPHKIFKRENENIWMELPLDYLIALLGGEVEVPTLEGKEKIYIKPGTQTGEIITLKGKGIPYLRNKNQRGDQKIVVKITVPQSLSQKEKELLLEIAKIRGINVENNKGFFEQIKESFKK
- the lexA gene encoding transcriptional repressor LexA, with amino-acid sequence MSKSILSKKQKEVLDFITSFWKKEGRIPTVREVSKALGLNSSGSGYFHMKALVEKGYLSQDKKGRFYLRNLINEEIIYLPLVGTIKAGIPVESPEYVDEYIPVPKSFVKIPEKSFLLKVKGDSMEGAHILDGDLIIVQKQDIAQKGEIVVALKDGESTVKFLSENYGIPCLKPANPRYSEIYPPFKIIGKVIGVIRLFK
- a CDS encoding NAD(P)/FAD-dependent oxidoreductase codes for the protein MYDVIIIGGGIIGALIVREFSFYNLSLLLIEKESDVSMGATKANSAIVHAGYDPIPGTLKAKTNVEGNKLYQELCEELSVPFKRIGALVLAFNDEELKTLMELKDRGIKNGVPELYILKREEVLKREPNISKDVKYALFAPTSGITNPFLLTVHAIENAIGNGLVVKLNEEVVSIKKEEKFYQVITNKDIYLTKYIINCAGINSDKIIKMLDPDYPFEIIPRKGEYLVLDKKVKDFVKSTIFHVPTEKGKGVLITPTVEGNILIGPNAEEIPNKEDKSTTLNGLLEVKEKAKNYCENIPFPLVINTFAGIRASSTYKDFFIKELPEFRNILHIAGIDSPGITSAPSISKIALEWLMEKEKITPNKNAKRTLNKIFFRDLPDEEKERLIKEDPRWGHIICRCEHVSEMEVILAIHSKLPAITLEAIRKRTRAGMGRCQGAFCGYHIMKILSEELNLPLPQITFKGSGSYMVKMENKARWKYVKRS
- a CDS encoding NAD(P)/FAD-dependent oxidoreductase — translated: MLKEVDIVIIGGGPAGLSAGISSGKKGKKVLILERNDELGGVLNQCIHPGFGLVYYKEELTGPEYAQRLIQEIKNLKNVEYFLNTMVLQVKEDKEVIAVNSDGLWKIKAKAVIFSTGCRERTRGNLQIPGDRPSGIYTAGTAQRLVNIEGYLPGEKILILGSGDIGLIMARRLLWEGAEVIGVVEKLPYPGGLTRNLVQCLEDYNIPLFLKHTVVEIKGKDRLEGVYIAPVDDQGNPIWEDKKFIECDTLLLSAGLIPENELLENLNIPIDIATGGPFVDQNLSTLKDGFFSCGNSLLVNDLVDYVTIQGLLAGESAVNFIEDALKIEKRIKLKISGNLRFVVPQYLSYPINLKDITFYMRVKEPQKKAKLSLKDKEKKLKEWRYPLVKPAEMIVVRIRSEDLYEVESLEFSMEG